The Mya arenaria isolate MELC-2E11 chromosome 16, ASM2691426v1 genome includes a window with the following:
- the LOC128221878 gene encoding ras-related protein Rab-11B: MGTKDDEYDYLFKVVLIGDSGVGKSNLLSRFTRNEFNLESKSTIGVEFATRSIQVDGKTIKAQIWDTAGQERYRAITSAYYRGAVGALLVYDIAKHLTYENVERWLKELRDHADNNIVIMLVGNKSDLRHLRAVPTDEAKAYAEKNTLSFIETSALDSTNVETAFQNILTEIYKIVSQKQIRDNTDDDNSPSNNVQTITVAPTDNSSANKKACCNS; the protein is encoded by the exons ATGGGCACAAAAGATGACGAATACGATTACTTATTTAAAG tGGTGCTAATTGGGGACAGTGGAGTTGGCAAGTCCAACCTTCTCTCGCGCTTCACCCGGAATGAGTTTAACCTGGAGAGTAAGAGTACAATCGGAGTGGAGTTTGCTACAAG GAGTATACAGGTTGATGGCAAGACCATCAAGGCTCAGATCTGGGATACGGCAGGACAGGAGAGATATCGGGCCATCACCAGCGC GTATTACCGAGGGGCAGTTGGTGCTCTACTAGTCTATGACATTGCTAAACACCTTACATACGAAAATGTTGAACGATGGTTGAAGGAGTTACGCGACCATGCGGATAACAACATAGTGATTATGCTTGTTGGGAACAAGAGTGATTTACGTCATCTGCGAGCCGTGCCCACAGATGAGGCAAAGGCGTATGCTG AGAAGAATACATTATCCTTCATTGAGACGTCAGCGTTAGACTCAACAAATGTGGAGACTGCCTTCCAGAATATTTTAACTG AGATATACAAAATCGTGTCTCAGAAACAGATCCGGGATAACACGGATGACGATAATTCCCCGTCTAATAACGTTCAAACTATTACAGTCGCACCAACAGACAATAGCTCGGCTAATAAGAAAGCATGTTGTAATTCCTAG